TGCATCACCCTTTTGAtcacaagaacgtcagaactcggTTCTGATTTCACCCATTGAATCATGGTAATATTTTCTAATAGCATCTTCCCATTATTCTTAAATATCACTGATAGTACATATAAGAACCAATATGTTATGGTTAGCATATGGTTAGCGTATAGTACAGtcctttcaactcatatatcacgatcgaatctacaatcattgatatatcgagatttgcaaatgaattcgataacgatgtgatatatctttgagtaatcaTAGCGACATCGTATGTGCAACTTGAGAAACAAATATTTCTAAAGCACATGTCTTACTCTAGCCATAGATTCCTTGAACTATAAAATCATCGAATCACATAGAATATGCACACTCGTGggtgaacggtgaatccccaactatAATGCATCGACATCTATTTATCTCAAAACTATACCTAACATATCCGCTTGATGAACCTCATGGAGTCAATAAATGAATCAAACTCTAGTATGAAAAGACTTCATGTTGTCTCAGGTCAAAAGACTAATTGAGTACAACCATAACTGTGGATTTATTCAATCGATAAGTgttaaccacttggaaagtccgatggAGGATTTTTCAgtacaatcatcatatgatcgTATGATTGGACATCTCCATGTTCATACCAATGAAACGTGACGTTAACATCATATATGATAGTCTCGAACGTCAGAACTCGGTTCTGATTTCACCCATTGAATCATGGTAATATTTTCTAATAGCATCTTCCCATTATTCTTAAATATCACTGATAGTACATATAAGAACCAATATGTTATGGTTAGCATATGGTTAGCGTATAGTACAGtcctttcaactcatatatcacgatcgaatctacaatcattgatatatcgagatttgcaaatgaattcgataacgatgtgatatatctttgagtaatcaTAGCGACATCGTATGTGCAACTTGAGAAACAAATATTTCTAAAGCACATGTCTTACTCTAGCCATAGATTCCTTGAACTATAAAATCATCGAATCACATAGAATATGCACACTCGTGGGTGAACGGTGAATCCCTAACTATAATGCATCGCCATCTATTTATCTCAAAACTATACCTAACATACCCGCTTGATGAACCTCATGGAGTCAATAAATGAATCAAACTGCAACGCTAGTATGAAAAGACTTCATGTTGTCTCAGGTCAAAAGACTAATTGAGTACAACCATAACTGTGGATTTATTCAATCGATAAGTgttaaccacttggaaagtccgatggAGGATTTTTCAgtacaatcatcatatgatcgTATGATTGGACATCTCCATGTTCATACCAATGAAACGTGACGTTAACATCATATATGATTGTCTCGAGCTCGAGTAACTTTTGTCCTTTATTTTAGGTGGTTAAATCTACTAGGAAAGAGTTTAGAGTATAGAGTACACATCTAATGAATTTCACGATCTACGTGACTTGTGGACTTCATGGTACTATAGTATATCCAATGACTTTACAGCTTGCATGtgtatatagataaagtaaatgacataattatataaaagcataaaatattattaaaataaatatttttcttatataagagtcaataaagctcAAGTCAAAAGTTGGCTAGTCGGACACCTACTCGAACACTGGGATCCAACACAACGGCGGCAAGGCTTGGTTAGGCAACGGCGGCGTGAAGCTTCTACCGAAAAAATAGCTAGAATCGACGCACTACCGGGATGGTCTGACCGCTTTTGGGTCCGAACTGGCTGCATCTTTGATGTCATGGTGAAACGAGGCCATTGTACGTGCCAAGACTACGGCAACTTCCTTGAATGCAACGGCGAGGGCGGCGTGCCACCAGCCTCATTTTATGATGTCGGTTTTGTTGACAAATTCAGCCTCCCCATTTCGGTCATTCCCCGTTCGCGGGTCCGGTAAGTGCTCTTCCGTCAAAATGCATGTCCGATTTTGAATAGAGTTTGTCCCAAAGAACTGGCAGTATGGTGGCATGGTGGTTTGTAAGAGTGCATGCATCGCGTTCAACAGAGACCAGTACTGCTGCAGAGGGAAATTCAACAAGTCGACGTGTTATTCCAAGATTTTCAAGAAAGCTTGCCAAGTGCTTACAGCTACCCTTACGATGATGCTACCAGTACTTTTACTTGCAAGGGGTTGTTTATTTGATTGCATTctgttagaattttttttgggtATCTCAACTGTTAACCAATGGAGTAAGATCTTGTTGGAAAAAGAATAGATTAATCAATATTCCATGATCCATATCGTACGCACGTAATATAAATGATTGCCATGCGTGACCAAAAATTCAAATCTTGTTtctgatttggaagcaataacgTTAGAACCACAACTAAATTGTTGGGGCATGATTTATTTCTGATTCTTGATTATTCCAATTTTGATTCGATGGTGCGAAGAATCAACTTGATCAATATtggaaaaattcatgtttgCTTTTTCGATATATTACAAATTGTTATCGATTCGTTTTCTATCAAGTTTAAAATAGAATCAGTGCTGGAAAGTAATCAATATAATcattgatttaaattaaataaatttttttgttcggATTACAAACTTAACCATGACAATGAGTGATTGGTTTATGTCCGCCAATTTAGCATAATAATTCAAACTAAAACTTCACAGCAAACGACTAAAAGATTATGCGAGCGGACTCCTACAACCATACATACATACCgaacataatattttatgaaaaatacaaAAGCAATCATTCCATTCATCGTTACAAAAATAGGATTTTGTTGTCTGTAACAAGAAGTACAAGGTAAGTAAAGTTCGTAAGGAATTTCAGTGCGAATCTTGGGTAAAAAGATACAATGTGTATTGTAGGTCAGCAGATAAAGTAAATAGGTCATGGAGAAAAGTAGCACACCAAAGACAACAAAATGGTTTCATTTAAAGAATATCATACGTCAGATTCTGACAAGCTTAAAGGTCGAACCTGAGGTTGGGGCACATGCATGAGGTGATACTACAGATGGTAATAGAAAAGCATGGCAAAGTCGAAGTCTTGATCTTATGATGTTCCGCAACAAGTGTACTTGTTTCTAGTTGGTATAGGTTCCTGTCCAGGCACGACGATATTGGTTCCCTTGAGAAGCGCGGAGTTTCCTGCAGATTCCGATTCATTTGCGATGAGTGCTTTCTTGCTCACAACTCGATAAATCTCAGTCAATACTGTTAGGAAAGCTGGTTCAACATTGGTTGCTTCAAGGGCAGATGTTTCCATAAAGAAAAGGCTCTCTTTCTCAGCAAAATCTTTAGCATCTTCGGTCGGGACAGCTCTAAGAGATTCTAGGTCGGTTTTGTTGCCTACTAGCATAATGACTATGTTCTTGTCGGCATGACCACGCAATTCCTCGAGCCACCTAGCCACATGATCAAATGTTTGACGCTTGGTGATGTCATAAACCAGCATTGCCCCCACCGCTCCTCTGTAATATGCACTTGTCACGGCTCGATACCTAAAGTCATCCATTTTTCGGACACGAGTGGAAGAATTAGCGGATGAGAGAAACAACCAATGGTCTTCACTCTCCAAAAATGGAGGGAGGACAATTGCAAAAGAAAATTGTAGtaaaatagaaaagaaaaatcataaatagAAGAGTGAGCAAGGGCATCAAAGCTCTATATGGTCTTCCACTGTCAAACCGGAATCATTTCTTTTATAGCATCAAACTCACATAAATCTAGTTGGTAGCTACATAAGGCAAAAATTACACCAAAATCATGAGGAATTACAAACTTCAACGTTAACTATTTAGTATGTAGCATATAAAAGAAACATTTCAGGGGTCCAGTTCCAAGCTATAAAGTTATGGTTTTAATATATCCTCAATAAAATTGGGGCATTTTATAtagcaaaagaaagaaaataacttTATAGGATGAAATGAAATAATAGTGAAACAGAGAGGAATATCGAGTACAATCGTTGCATTATTGGTTCCCTTAATATTTAAGAATATATAGATTCTTCAGCCTCACTCTCCTGAGGAGAGAGAACCAGAGCATTCATTATAAGTTTACCACAGAGAAGATAGTTGAAGCCTGCATTTCACACCCCTGTGGTAAAACATAGAGAACCTACATGCCCAATCAAGAAGAGAAAAGAACCTCTAAAGCACCATATTGCTTGAATTAGTGAGTTTATAGTTACTTGCAAGAAAATGGATGTCAGCAGCCACTTAGGCAATTCTAACACAAAATTCAGCTAAACAGAAAATCATTACTCGAGTCTTATCTCGcgaaataaattacaaaataacaGGAATATTGTAGTGATTTTCGTAAGTTGAGACCGAAAGGCATGTTCGTAGGTTAAGACCAAAAGGCAATGGAAGTTCAAGGAATTCAGCCAGCCTAAAGTTTCTTAGATTCTAGAATACTTCAGAAATAGGATGGAAATGCGTTGGATccatattatttatcttataGAATTGGATAATTTGATGAAAGATCTATTCAAATTTAAGAACAGTTTCCAATACTACTTCTAAAGCTTCGGTTCCTTCTAGTTCATAGCACTTACTGCATGGAAAACTCCGAATGAGTAAGAAAAGCTAAAgaacaaaagaataaaaatgacCGCAAAGAATATGTAGCATAGGGGTGGAAATCTTTCAATCAATCTTGATAACACTGCGAAGTAAAGAAATAATGCTGACATTTTCAGTATTCGAATTCTATTCAGTTTGTCAGGAAAAAAATTCATACTAATCCTTAAACTTTACTAGATAAGGCAAATGCATTCGAGTGGAATTAGTTTTATTCCAAATCTTTTCCAGCATCCTAACACTCAGCTTCTTCGCATTTTCAAACATATAACTGAGTAACTGACATACTTGGCccactaattttttaaaaataatagatCCCTCATCCCCCAGCTAGCTAAAAAACATTGAACAAAAACCAGCATCACACGTTATATCAATCGCTCCCTATCTTTAGgatttataatttgttttgaaaAGATTCATGGTCCATTAAATATATGGTTACATGTAATACAAACAAAGAATTTATCAGtattaataataaaagtttacactgaagaagaaaaaaactaATATGAAATTAGATGGAAACCCACCTAAGGAACTTGTAACCAAATCTCACAAATCTTGGGATGTCAGGTACTCGTGAAAGTACATACACTATACTGCTACAAACTTAAGAACTTAAATGGTCACTTCCATGTTGCCGGCAGCTCCATGTAAATCTAtgtgtgtaactgatcagttatttGAGGACGAAAAATGATTATCAATCCAAATGAAAGACATAGAATTGCACCAACTCAAACCAAATCAATTCCACCAATAAACTCACAATAACTCATGCTCCATAACCAAATTATGGTTTAAAGGAAAACACAAGCTAAAAGGGCATAGCAACAGAAGATCACAGCTTCCCAAAAACGAAAACATATTTTAGAAGACGGAAAGCACAAAAAATGAAGGCGCGACAAGATACATCAGTACCTTTCTTGGCCGGCCGTATCCCAAATCTGGGCCTTCACGCTCTTATGATCGATCGTAAGAGTTCGTGTCTGGAATTCGACACCAATTGTGGCCTTAGAATCCAAATTGAACTCATTCCTCGCAAATCGCGCAAGCATCTGAGACTTCCCCACCGCAGAATCGCCTATCAACACGATTTTGAACACGTAATCTATCCTGTTGCTGAAGTCCCCTTTATACGTACTCGACATCTCCTCCTCTGACTCCCTCGATCAATCAAACAATCCAAATTACACACAGCACAACAGAATCGATCGATCGATCGATCGATCGCCTGAATGAAAAAGTTGGGATTTATGAATAAATTTCGTGTATATATTTTCGACCTTATACTGTGTGAAGTTTGATTATTTGTTTGACTTCCCTTGGTCGGAGTCAttcgtatttttttaaaacatataaaattatcatttatatTTTGCGTTTACatctattattaattattattttatttgtgagagcataataatttgtatatataaaataataaatatcatttacatctattattaatttattaatgaaaCTACGTGagcataataattatatatataaaataatttttataatattttaatcatatttaatttatttatttaaacttaaagaaaagtaatataaatataaaaatatttataaagagtaaaagtgagttatatgaattatactatattattaagtttgagtactttagattaattattttagaggacactaaaatatttaattctataATTATCAAAATGAATAAATGGCTTCCCAAGCCAAAGTGAAGATCAAACTTGAAGATCATTGTTTCACTAGGAATACTGACTACTCCAGCTAATTGAATCAATCAGGCTTGCAGTGAACAATTCTATCAAGATTTCCAtaaaaatctgttcaagaatcAGAGTTCAATTgacatatcaaataaaatctttaatatTTCAACAACTTTTTTGAACCCT
This genomic interval from Primulina huaijiensis isolate GDHJ02 chromosome 14, ASM1229523v2, whole genome shotgun sequence contains the following:
- the LOC140957291 gene encoding ras-related protein RGP1-like, which produces MSSTYKGDFSNRIDYVFKIVLIGDSAVGKSQMLARFARNEFNLDSKATIGVEFQTRTLTIDHKSVKAQIWDTAGQERYRAVTSAYYRGAVGAMLVYDITKRQTFDHVARWLEELRGHADKNIVIMLVGNKTDLESLRAVPTEDAKDFAEKESLFFMETSALEATNVEPAFLTVLTEIYRVVSKKALIANESESAGNSALLKGTNIVVPGQEPIPTRNKYTCCGTS